The Pleurodeles waltl isolate 20211129_DDA chromosome 10, aPleWal1.hap1.20221129, whole genome shotgun sequence sequence AAGGGGGTCAGTCACATTAGAGGGGTAAATGAAGTATGATATGGACAAGCAGCACatacatgaagtgggcacaccctgAATTGCCCCATGCACGGCTTCTGGCGTCTGTATACCCCTCATTCTTCTACcttcccccaacccacccctccctggAGAAGGAAAAAAACCCTGAACTGGCCCCGGCAGGCAGAAGAGGTCAGACTCACCCAGGCTCCTCAGCCACTCCCCCTTCTGGACAATGCAGCTGACACCCCCAGGGTAGACGCTCTCCATAAAGTCCCACAGCAGGGGGCTGAAGGGGGGTCTCACGGCCCGCAGCTGGTCCAGGTGGGAGATGCAGATACAGATGGGCTTCTCCAGGGGTCGGTCctgaggaggagaggagagaggggaaATGAATGGTGGAGACAGAGAAGGGGGAGTGCAGGGGCTTCAGACATTATGTGCAGGATCACATGATGAGACCCACAGAGCTTAGACACAGTCACAACACCTCTGTAAATAAACCAAATGTCTCTAGTGCTAGCCACCAGACTGAACACGTTAGATGCCTGTATGAGCTTCTAGTTACCTGCAGCAGACAGACACTGATCACAGAATTCAATCGAAGGCCCCCCTCAGAGAGGTTGGTGGATCTAAGAAGGCAGACTCATTGTGTGCTCTGGGTCATTAGTAACCTTCTTGAGATGTGATGTGATAGATTCTCAATAGGCTCCTTTGGCCCTGAAGCAGGATTCTCTCCTGAGACCCTGTGGGGGGCCTGGAGCACACAACCCCCTGATTGCCCCCACCCCTCACTCTCTTTGCACAGTATGACATGATAATATGAAAGCTGGCTGCTGCAGATAATACATTAAGGTTTGGCGCTAGAACTTGGTATGCAGACATTGTCATGGTAATCCCACACCAGCAAAAGGGTTTTACCCGGTCACTTCCATGACAGTCTCTCCACCCCCGGGGTGATTTATAGCCGTCCTAGTAAAAGTTATCCCTTATTCCGCCGGAAGTCCGCTTCTCGGTGCTCACCTTGATGGTGTAAATCTTCTGGATGGCCTCGGGGTGCTTGCAGGAGGCCGCCAGGGCGTAGACTGTGTCTGTGGGGACCCCGCACACCCCACCCTCGTCCAGCAGGGCGGCGATGGTCCTTAGACTGCTGGTGCGATAGGAATCGGGGCACACGCAGGAGTCGGACGCCTCAACTTTCTCCTCAGGCTTCGTTTCCTAAAAGGACACAGAGCAGACAAGGAGTGAGACAGCGCCACCTACAGCTGCCCTTGAGCAGCACGTGCACATCCCCAGTGCTCTAGTTACTTGAGGGGCATATAGGAACTGTGTTAACTTAGAATAATACTAGTAAGAACGCATGTACTTTCACTGTACCTTGAAGAGAGGGGGGCCCATGGGAATCAGGTCCTTGCTGAAAATGCAGTTTCCAAGAGATGCAGCCGCGCCGTAGACACAGACGACACTGAAGACGGACAAAACCgtgactgaaaaaaacacaaagacggGAAAGTGAGACTTTAAGTTCAACAGTATCAGCAAAAGAGACGCGTGTGCTGTTCAAGTTGATGTTAAACCAAGCCAATTCAGGTTTGTGACTGACTCCATTCCAGCCCTCCTTGCTTTGAAGAGCCCATTCATGATATGTAACCAGCTCTGGAAGAACGAGGCATGTGACCGACTCTATTTCACCCTCACAGCTTTTAAGAAGCCCAGGGTTCGTCAGACACACGCCAGCCCTTTCTACAGACCACTTCCTTTTAGCCCCCACCACAATACAGATGGGCTCAGGGTGGCACTTGATAGTAATTGCCTGTTTATCACGTATTAACCCTTTAGAGGCCACCGACATGCAGTAACACACAAGAGGACCCCACAGTGCAAGGAGGCCACTTACTCTCGAGTGGGAGCGGCAGACATCCCAATGTGAAGAGCAGGAAACAGACTATCACGGCCTCCATCAGCAGGGcgagcagcatcagcaccacattGGCGCAGGCGACTGTGGAACAAGCAGAGCAAGATGGCGTCAGAGATCGCAAATTACATTTTAGAGGTAAACGTGGATCGCAGTTGCTTAGGTCTTTACATGAAGCCCGTACGAAGCCCAAGAACTGTGCACATGGACCATAAAGTGGTAGACACTGGCCGGTACCCATCACAGCTGGACGCAGCTGCCGCCTATCAGGGCCGCTGGTCTTCAAGTATTCAACAGAGGGATGAGTGGGCATCGTTATCCGGAGAGACTTACCCAAGGACATCAGGAAGACATTGATGACCAGGAAGGTGACGGCACCAACAGTGAATGCACCATAACTAGTGGCTTCAATATTCAACAGGGGACCTGTagagggaaggtggagggggcagagTTTTAGTCATGTATGAAACAGAACATAGGAGCTCTTTCTTTAAAGGCAGGGCCAAGAGAGGCCAGGAGCAGAGCCAGGAAATGTAGGAGTACCACACACCAATTATGGGGCTGTACATTGGTTTCTGATGATGCCTAAAAGTGTACTTTCCACTTCAACCTGAACAGGTGTGCCCTGATTTGGTGATATGCACTTCTGAAAATATCTGATCCCAGTACAAGTTGTTTTCTTGCATATGACAGAAGATAAACAGAAAAAGAAATgttggtaaatatgccccttgttatcGGAAATGACTGGTTATTTAAAATCAATGCCTTCTGGTTCTTCCCTCAACTGGATTATCAACAATAGTTTAACCAAATTCATGAATGGTCCCATAAGTCATTACCCCCCTCCTAGTGACCACCATCTATGTTCCTCCTCAACCctttaccccacacctgacacccataacaTATGACCCCTCCCAGGTACTTCTGCAGATCACTGGTTAGCAAGAGCCTTCCAGCCAGATAAAGGCCTAATTATGATGTCTTCAAGAACCAATCCTGTATGGATGGCTACTCTAAATTATtccaataaacaaaaatataaaacattgaaCTTCCTGCAGCCAATCAGAAtagaatgtcccatcacaatagtTCTACCCCACCCCACATCCCCTGAAGGTATAAGACACATTATAACAGAGACACATAGTCAAGAGAAAGAAATCAGTGGATACCTGCGAGCCGCAGCCAGGCCCATGTGGCCCATACAGCAGCATAACAGAATGGTAGGACCGACCCAAATCTTCGACCTCTCTGGACCACGATCCTGCAAATGTACAACTGGAATAGAGCTCCGGGGATCAGCACCCAAGGGATGGAGAGGTGGGCTCTGGTGGGGTCATCAAAGGATCCCTTGATGGCAGAGAGTGAAGCCAAGCCATTGCAGATGAAGAAGAGGGCATCAGGGAGCTGGCAGCTGGTAGTGCTGACCTCCTGACCCTCCTTAGACCTGCTGGTGATGCGCTTCAGGCACAGCAGCAAGTCCTGGAAAGTAGCTGATGACATCACTTGTGGTCCAGTAGAAATCAAAGACTTATCAGCAATAGAATTAATGAGGCTGGCAAAACTGGCGTAGAGGGAGGTGGCTGTGTAAAAGCTGCAGACCACTCCAAAGAAGATGTGGGATCCCTTGAGGGGAATCTGATGGATGGTGGAGACAGTGAGGAGAAGAAAGCAGGAATTCTGCAGCAGCTCCAGGAGGTCCCTGTTGAAGGACATCAGGCAGAGGATGGACGCGGTGACCAGAAAGAACCAGCCCCCCACCATGCCTGCTCGGCTCTCGTCTACGTTGTCCACCGAGAGGAGCACCGTGAGAATGAACTCTTCCCAGGACATCACCAACCAGTACAGGCTGTGGAGTCCAAGCCTGGTGGTCTGGTAGACATCTTCTCTCAAGTAACTGTAGTAGCTCCCGCAGAGCTGGGACAGCGCATTGATGCTGACCCAAATGGCACCAATGTAGAAAGTCTTCATGTAGCCAAAGCAATAAAAGGCAAAGATGAACGAGGCCACTGCGTCGCCGATGTGTCCCAAGGCCATGGGCTCCGCGTACTTggaattcttcttcttctcctccccgATGCTGCTGGAAGAGGTGCTGTTGGCCAAGCCCAAAAGCAAGACGCTGAACATGGGATTCCCGAAGCCTGGAAGGACGTTCCTCTGGGTCAAGCCCTTCAGGAGCAGGACTGTGGCACCATAGAACCCAAACAACACAATGAGCAGCTCTAAGGTCCCGGAGACCACCAGCGCCCACTGTCCGAAGAGCCCCACTGCCTCAAAGACCAGCGTGAGGGTGATGGAGCCAAAAACGAAGGGCATGACGTAGTTAACGGTGGCTGAGCAGAAGGAGAGGATGAAGGCGATGGCGGTAtatgccaccagccctgctactgCGCTCTCACTGACCGGAAGAGGGGAGGCGGCCATGATGGCGTGGCTGTCAGAAATGTTCATGGTTTGCGTTGTGTTGTTGATGGTGGGATACGCTCCCAGAACGACACGTGTAGCCCCGTAGCTGCTCCAGAGGGCGGCGAATGTCACAAAGGCGGTGCTCCCAAGGTGGTCATACTTCCTGAAGCACATGAAGCCTGCAATGAGTTGTGTCAGTCCTCCAATCAGAATGAGATGGACTCCTGTAAAAGATAACACAGTCATTAAGCaacacatgcatgtatgtgtgtgtgctcacgtgtgtatgtgcatgtgtgtgttggtgtgtctgcgcccgcgtgtatgtgcatgtgtgcaacGCGCTTGTGTGCAACCCCTCCCTCTAAGTATCTTGTACATGACATCTCAGCGCCACCAGTAACTCTTTGTGTGATCTGTGACTGCCACCAGCTGCCACGCTCACCTGCCAGGATGTTCTCCACCCCTTCAGCGTTCACCTTGGTGTGGAAGGAAAAGAAGTTCTGTAGCGCCACCAGGAAGGCGCTGATGACGTTGGCGAGGAAGCCCATGACGGATGGTTCACTGTAGTACACAGAGGCGAAGCCTTCCATGGTGAGGGGCAAACCTGGGGGAGGTAAGAAGAGACAATGAGTAAGAAATTAGCCACAGGTGAGAGGGAAGAAGAGGTGAGGCTGGGACAGGAGTTGAGGGGGAGAAGAGGTAAGAATGAGATGGAAGTCCAGTAATTGGGTGGAAGGCCCAGAAATGAAAGACATGAAAGTTGTACACTGGGAGATGGAACACAAATATGAGAGTGGGGCAGTGGGAGATGGAAGACACATGTGAGAAGAGGACAGTATGTGAGATTCGAGCCAGATTTGAGATAGAAACTTAGGGTGGGAAGGGAACAGGAAGTGAAATGTGAACAGCCAATGAAAGAGATGAAGAGGATGAGATGGGGGTGGACAGTGAAAATTAGACTAGGACAGGGCGTAAAATGAATTTAAAGGTGAGAACATGAGTTGAAATCTGGCATAAGTTTGCGAGGTGAGTTAAGAAGTTAAATGTGAGCCAAAGGTGAGATCTAGGGCAGGTGTGAGATAGGACAGGAGATGAGAGgtgggcaggagggaggaggggtggggggtcatagCCTGAGAAAGGGGGAGATGTGAGACAAAGAAATGCAGATGGTGACCTGGGGAAAGCACGTGACATGAGACGAGGATAGTCGATGTAATGAAAGGTTAGACGAACTCTGCCCAACCTCTTCAAACAGTTGAATACATATAGAGGACTCAGAGATCTGTACATTAGCTTATGTCAGATGCGATAATTGTCCATGTAGACAGTATAGGGGAGACATTAAACGACGATGGGCGAACCCCATGGTGACGTGGGCAGGCGACTGcacagcagtgggacagcacttcTCAGTAAGGGTGAGACCACCTTTCTGTCTGTACTTTTACACAGGTGAACACATAAGGTTCACCTAAAGAGACAGGAAAATCTTGATGCCTAATGTTGGCTCAGTGAGTTAATACTAGTGCTCGCCGATGGCAGGTGTGATCTGTAGTCACGAGCCTGAATCCTGACAGGGCCAGTTCAGCCTTCTATGCTTGTGAGGTCGCCACCATTACATTTGGAACAGTATCTCACGTATTGTTTACAGCGATTAGAAGCTACAGATGTGAGGTATAAAACGCTACACACAGTACGTTCATAATTTACAACCGCAGCGGGGTTCACAGGAGCTGGCACCTGGGTTTACAGACGTCTTGATGAAATCTGTTCTTTCTAAGTTGGGGATTTCTCCGAATATGAATCAACTTTATATGAGATATGTAAATACGTAGTGCTGTAAACCAAATAATTAACGTGCATGTGTTCACTCTGGAATCGCTAGTTAAAAGGGATTTAAGGTATTCGGCCGTTTCTTAAAAACATGCGTTTAGCATTTTGGAGGTTTTACAACTTTTAGATTCAAACAGCGATAGACACGCACGTTCTGCGAGTTCTCAATGATTGAAATCCTGTGGCCTGCACGAGGACAAGGACAGGTGTTCACATCAGTGCCTGTTTCATCGTCGCTTAACTCTTTCATGTCCCCGAGGGCGTTGGGGAGAAGGGGGaggggcctctctctctctctctctctcaaaacatATGACCCTGTCACTTCCAACAATGACCATCTCCCCCAGTCCCACCGCCCCTTCCCTCACGTCACCTTCAGCGCCGTTACCATGGAAACGCAGATGCCCTGAACGGAAGCTCAGGTGAGTTCATCGCAGAGGCAGGTACTGGGGGACAACCTGCGGGACAGTGACAAGGAAGGGAGAGGCACAGAGataggaagagagggagggagaaagactGGAGAGTGGAGGATGGGGTGGAGGCGGCACGTGAGAGGGCGTCCCCGGATAGTGAGGAAGGGAGAAGAAGGAGAGAgcggagagtgcaggggctgaaagTCCTGCCCGGACGGCAGCGTACAGACTGACAGGCCCTGGCTGTACACTTCAGGACAATAGTGTAAAGAGGGACAGAATGTACTCACCAGGAGTCAGGACAGTAGTGTAAAGGGAGACAGACTGTACACACCAGGACAgtagtgtaaagagagagagagactgtacacatcagggcagtagtgtaaagagagagagagagagactgtacacATCAGGACAGTAGTGTAAAGAGAGACAGACTGTACACATCATGACAGCAGGGTAAAGCGGAACAGATTGTACTCACCAGGAATCAGGACAGTAGTGTAAAGAGAGACGTACTGTATACATCAGGACAGCAGGGTAAAGAGGGACAGACTGGACTCACAAGGACAATACTGTAAAGAGAGTCAGATTGTACTCACCAGGAATCAGGACAGTAGTGTAAAGAGAAAGACTGTACACATCGGGGCAgtagtgtaaagagagagagagagagactgtacacatcaggacagtagtgtaaagagagagacagactgtacacatcaggacagtagtgtaaagagagagagacacactgtACACACCAGGACAGTAGtgtaaagagacagagagagagactgtacacatcaggacagtagtgtaaagagagagagagactgtacacatcaggacagtagtgtaaagagagagacagactgtacacatcaggacagtagtgtaaagagagagagagagactgtacacatcaggacagtagtgtaaagagagagagacagactgtacACATCAGGGCAgtagtgtaaagagagagagagagactgtacacatcagggcagtagtgtaaagagagagagagagactgtacacCTCAGGACAGTAGTGTAAAGAGAGACACAGACTGTACACATCAGGGCAgtagtgtaaagagagagagagagactgtacacctcaggacagtagtgtaaagagagacacagactgtacacatcaggacagtagtgtaaagagagagagagactgtacacatcagggcagtagtgtaaagagagagagagactgtacacatcaggacagtagtgtaaagagagagagagagactgtacacatcaggacagtagtgtaaagagagagagagagactgtacacatcaggacagtagtgtaaagagagagagagactgtacacatcaggacagtagtgtaaagagagagagagagactgtacacatcaggacagtagtgtaaagagagagagagagactgtacacatcaggacagtagtgtaaagagagagagagagagactgtacacatcaggacagtagtgtaaagagagagacagactgtaCACACCAGGACAgtagtgtaaagagagagagacagactgtacacatcaggacagtagtgtaaagagagagagagatagactgtacacatcaggacagtagtgtaaagagagagacagactgtaCACACCAGGACAgtagtgtaaagagagagagagactgtacacatcaggacagtagtgtaaagagagagagagagagactgtacacatcaggacagtagtgtaaagagagacacagactgtacacatcaggacagtagtgtaaagagagagagagactgtacacatcaggacagtagtgtaaagagagagagagagactgtacacatcaggacagtagtgtaaagagagagagagagactgtacacatcaggacagtagtgtaaagagagagagagagagagattgtacacatcaggacagtagtgtaaagagagagacagactgtaCACACCAGGACAGTAGTgtcaagagagagagacagactgtacacatcaggacagtagtgtaaagagagagggactgtacacatcaggacagtagtgtaaagagagagacagactgtaCACACCAGGACAgtagtgtaaagagagagagagagactgtacacatcaggacagtagtgtaaagagagagagagagagactgtacacatcaggacagtagtgtaaagagagagacagactgtacacatcaggacagtagtgtaaagagagagagacagactgtacACACCAGGACAgtagtgtaaagagagagagagactgtacacatcaggacagtagtgtaaagagagagagagagagagactgtacacatcaggacagtagtgtaaagagagagacagactgtaCACCTCAGGGCAGTAGTGTAAAGCGAGAGAGAGACTGTACACATCAGGACAGTAGTGtaaagagagagacagactgtaCACATCAGGGCAGTAGTATAAAGAGAGACACAGACTGTACACACCAGGACAGTAGTGtaaagagagagacagactgtacacatcaggacagtagtgtatagagagagagacagactgtacACATCAGGGCAgtagtgtaaagagagagagagagagagactgtacacCTCAGGGCAGTAGTGtaaagagagagacagactgtacacatcaggacagtagtgtaaagagagagagagagactgtacacatcaggacagtagtgtaaagagagagagagagagactgtacacatcaggacagtagtgtaaagagagagacagactgtacacatcaggacagtagtgtaaagagagagagagactgtacacatcaggacagtagtgtaaagagagagagagagagactgtacacATCAGGACAATAGTTAAAAAGAAGCAGACTGTGCACACCAGGACAGTGGTGtaaagagagagacagactgtacacatcaggacagtagtgtatagagagagagacagactgtacACATCAGGGCAgtagtgtaaagagagagagagagagagactgtacacCTCAGGGCAGTAGTGtaaagagagagacagactgtacacatcaggacagtagtgtaaagagagagagagagactgtacacatcaggacagtagtgtaaagagagagagagagagactgtacacATCAGGACAATAGTTAAAAAGAAGCAGACTGTACACACCAGGACAgtagtgtaaagagagagagagagagactgtacacATCAGGACAATAGTTAAAAAGAAGCAGACTGTACACACCAGGACAgtagtgtaaagagagagagagactgtacacatcagggcagtagtgtaaagagagagacacagactgtacacatcaggacagtagtgtaaagagagagagagagactgtacacatcagggcagtagtgtaaagagagagagagagagactgtacacatcaggacagtagtgtaaagagagagagagactgtacacatcaggacagtagtgtaaagagagagagagagagactgtacacatcaggacagtagtgtaaagagagagacagactgtacacatcaggacagtagtgtaaagagagagagagactgtacacatcagggcagtagtgtaaagagagagagagagagactgtacacatcaggacagtagtgtaaagagagagagagactgtacacatcaggacagtagtgtaaagagagagagagactgtacacatcagggcagtagtgtaaagagagagagagagactgtacacaccaggacagtagtgtaaagagagagagacagactgtacacatcaggacagtagtgtaaagagagagagagagactgtacacCTCAGGGCAgtagtgtaaagagagagagagactgtacacatcaggacagtagtgtaaagagagagagagagagactgtacacatcaggacagtagtgtaaagagagagagagagagactgtacacATCAGGACAATAGTTAAAAAGAAGCAGACTGTGCACACCAGGACAgtagtgtaaagagagagagagactgtacacatcaggacagtagtgtaaagagagagagacagactgtacacatcaggacagtagtgtaaagagagagagagagactgtacacCTCAGGGCAgtagtgtaaagagagagagagactgtacacatcaggacagtagtgtaaagagagagagagagagactgtacacatcaggacagtagtgtaaagagagagagagagagactgtacacATCAGGACAATAGTTAAAAAGAAGCAGACTGTGCACACCAGGACAGTGGTGtaaagagagagacagactgtaCACACCAGGACAgtagtgtaaagagagagagagactgtacacatcaggacagtagtgtaaagagagagagagactgtacacatcagggcagtagtgtaaagagagagagagagagactgtacacatcaggacagtagtgtaaagagagagagagactgtacacatcaggacagtagtgtaaagagagagagagagagactgtacacatcaggacagtagtgtaaagagagagacagactgtacacatcaggacagtagtgtaaagagagagagagactgtacacatcagggcagtagtgtaaagagagagagagagagactgtacacatcaggacagtagtgtaaagagagagagagactgtacacaccaggacagtagtgtaaagagagagagacagactgcacacatcaggacagtagtgtaaagagagagagagagactgtacacCTCAGGGCAgtagtgtaaagagagagagagactgtacacatcaggacagtagtgtaaagagagagagagagagactgtacacatcaggacagtagtgtaaagagagagagagagagactgtacacATCAGGACAATAGTTAAAAAGAAGCAGACTGTGCACACCAGGACAgtagtgtaaagagagagagagactgtacacatcaggacagtagtgtaaagagagagagacaggctgtacacatcaggacagtagtgtaaagagagagagagagactgtacacCTCAGGGCAgtagtgtaaagagagagagagactgtacacatcaggacagtagtgtaaagagagagagagagagactgtacacatcaggacagtagtgtaaagagagagagagagagactgtacacATCAGGACAATAGTTAAAAAGAAGCAGACTGTGCACACCAGGACAgtagtgtaaagagagagagagactgtacacatcaggacagtagtgtaaagagagagagacagactgtacacatcaggacagtagtgtaaagagagagagagagactgtacacCTCAGGGCAgtagtgtaaagagagagagagactgtacacatc is a genomic window containing:
- the LOC138260850 gene encoding threonylcarbamoyl-AMP synthase-like, which encodes MGPPLFKETKPEEKVEASDSCVCPDSYRTSSLRTIAALLDEGGVCGVPTDTVYALAASCKHPEAIQKIYTIKDRPLEKPICICISHLDQLRAVRPPFSPLLWDFMESVYPGGVSCIVQKGEWLRSLGVGPAYDIVGTRDSIMIRVPDHTISAHLTDMTGPLAITSANPSGECDSTHHDMVISRLRHKLEGVLCDGDSYEMVGSTVVNCLRIDEGILSIVREGCVPTSRVMHTFERVKNAQV
- the LOC138262472 gene encoding uncharacterized protein, producing the protein MEGFASVYYSEPSVMGFLANVISAFLVALQNFFSFHTKVNAEGVENILAGVHLILIGGLTQLIAGFMCFRKYDHLGSTAFVTFAALWSSYGATRVVLGAYPTINNTTQTMNISDSHAIMAASPLPVSESAVAGLVAYTAIAFILSFCSATVNYVMPFVFGSITLTLVFEAVGLFGQWALVVSGTLELLIVLFGFYGATVLLLKGLTQRNVLPGFGNPMFSVLLLGLANSTSSSSIGEEKKKNSKYAEPMALGHIGDAVASFIFAFYCFGYMKTFYIGAIWVSINALSQLCGSYYSYLREDVYQTTRLGLHSLYWLVMSWEEFILTVLLSVDNVDESRAGMVGGWFFLVTASILCLMSFNRDLLELLQNSCFLLLTVSTIHQIPLKGSHIFFGVVCSFYTATSLYASFASLINSIADKSLISTGPQVMSSATFQDLLLCLKRITSRSKEGQEVSTTSCQLPDALFFICNGLASLSAIKGSFDDPTRAHLSIPWVLIPGALFQLYICRIVVQRGRRFGSVLPFCYAAVWATWAWLRLAGPLLNIEATSYGAFTVGAVTFLVINVFLMSLGKSLRITMPTHPSVEYLKTSGPDRRQLRPAVMGTGQCLPLYGPCAQFLGFVRASFACANVVLMLLALLMEAVIVCFLLFTLGCLPLPLEMSSVSTARLHLLETAFSART